From Cricetulus griseus strain 17A/GY chromosome 1 unlocalized genomic scaffold, alternate assembly CriGri-PICRH-1.0 chr1_0, whole genome shotgun sequence, a single genomic window includes:
- the LOC100759913 gene encoding RLA class II histocompatibility antigen, DP alpha-1 chain produces the protein MFQTKAEALGASFLAFLLSLPGSGAIKADHVAMYDIFAQTQKPSGDCVYEFDGDELFYVDLDREETVWGLREFSTVYGFDAQGALPYILSLKDNLRALIQRHNVTQVPSEPPEVTVFPKNPVELGQPNVLICHIDRFFPPVLNVTWLRNGQLVTEGTSETVFLPSTELRFQKFHYLTFIPTAKDVYDCRVEHWSLGQPSLSHWEMPEPLQVTETMETVVCALGLVVALVGIVIGSALIIGALHSSHDPRGPGTRVSDCAGEDVRMQSTTARESTPAAQKGGRIHIGGADTDLISRW, from the exons ATGTTCCAGACCAAAGCTGAGGCCCTGGGAGCCTCCTTCCTGGCCTTCCTGCTGAGTCTCCCAGGATCTGGGGCCATCAAAG CGGACCACGTAGCAATGTATGACATATTTGCCCAGACGCAGAAGCCTTCGGGTGACTGCGTGTACGAGTTTGACGGGGATGAGCTGTTCTACGTGGATCTTGACAGGGAGGAGACGGTCTGGGGCCTGCGGGAGTTCAGCACAGTCTATGGCTTTGACGCCCAGGGCGCTCTGCCCTACATCCTCAGCCTGAAGGACAACTTGAGGGCCTTGATCCAGAGACACAACGTCACCCAGGTCCCCAGCG AGCCTCCAGAGGTGACCGTGTTCCCCAAGAACCCAGTGGAGCTGGGCCAGCCCAACGTCCTCATCTGCCACATCGACAGATTCTTCCCCCCAGTGCTCAATGTCACGTGGCTTCGAAACGGGCAGCTGGTCACTGAAGGGACTTCTGAGACCGTCTTCCTGCCCAGCACAGAACTCAGGTTTCAGAAGTTCCACTACCTGACCTTCATCCCCACGGCCAAGGATGTGTATGACTGTAGGGTGGAGCACTGGAGCCTGGGCCAGCCGAGCCTGAGTCACTGGG aAATGCCGGAGCCACTCCAGGTGACCGAGACAATGGAGACTGTGGTCTGCGCCCTGGGCCTGGTGGTGGCCTTGGTGGGCATCGTCATTGGCAGTGCGCTCATCATAGGGGCTCTGCACTCCAGTCACGACCCCCGGGGCCCAGGGACCCGCGTGAGTGACTGTGCAGGTGAGGATGTTAGGATGCAGTCGACGACAGCGAGGGAGTCCACGCCTGCTGCGCAGAAAGGAGGGCGCATTCACATTGGTGGAGCAGACACGGATCTCATCTCTCGGTGGTGA
- the LOC100759342 gene encoding HLA class II histocompatibility antigen, DP beta 1 chain, with translation MVLCIPVSPWVAALMVLLSRGIQGGAPPDNHLLRALHECYAEDNRTQRYVMRCILDREEFMRFDSTVGEFRALTAMGRPWAESWNSQKEYMERRRAEVDTVCRHNYELNQGFTVKRRVQPKVHVSPSKKVALQHHGLLVCHATDFYPGNIQVRWFRNGQEETAGVVSTNLIRNGDWTFQILVMLEMTPQGGDVYTCHVEHPSLQSPITVEWKVRSDSARNKMLTGVCGLVLGLIFLAVGTTMHLRCKKAQLRAPGSP, from the exons ATGGTCCTGTGCATCCCTGTGAGCCCCTGGGTAGCAGCTTTGATGGTGTTGCTGAGCAGAGGGATCCAGGGAGGGGCCCCTCCAG ACAACCACCTGCTGCGCGCACTGCACGAGTGCTACGCGGAGGACAACAGGACTCAGCGCTACGTCATGAGATGTATCTTGGACCGTGAGGAGTTCATGCGCTTCGACAGCACGGTGGGCGAGTTCCGGGCGCTCACCGCTATGGGGCGGCCGTGGGCCGAGTCCTGGAACAGCCAGAAGGAGTACATGGAGCGACGGAGGGCCGAGGTGGACACGGTGTGCCGACACAACTACGAGCTGAACCAGGGCTTCACCGTGAAACGCCGAG TCCAGCCTAAGGTGCATGTGTCACCCTCCAAGAAGGTGGCCCTGCAGCACCATGGCCTGCTGGTCTGCCACGCAACAGATTTTTACCCGGGCAACATTCAAGTCCGCTGGTTCCGGAATGGCCAGGAAGAAACTGCTGGGGTGGTGTCCACCAACCTGATCCGAAATGGGGACTGGACCTTCCAGATTCTGGTCATGCTGGAGATGACCCCACAGGGTGGAGACGTCTACACCTGCCACGTGGAGCACCCCAGCCTGCAGAGCCCCATCACCGTGGAGTGGA AGGTCCGGTCTGACTCTGCCAGAAACAAGATGCTGACGGGAGTGTGTGGCCTGGTTCTTGGACTCATCTTCCTGGCGGTGGGCACCACCATGCACCTGAGGTGCAAGAAGG CTCAGCTGAGAGCTCCAGGATCTCCATGA